A genomic segment from Nicotiana sylvestris chromosome 1, ASM39365v2, whole genome shotgun sequence encodes:
- the LOC138877807 gene encoding uncharacterized protein, whose product MYGEPIPDESTPVHPGRTRQPGKHARSPFTSLYSSGGSTSVGPKFFYLKHPFTSVIGENVDPELTERFTNWLYIRSDKVSRRRKYYFSKKDNQIKPWLDFGCEKIDKDWFYALAHPGQVINNTHIDVIMYYLRKRGKYGPNNNTRFTTTDCLFKTKIERIYDKFISSPPEQRYSVVKPEDDVGEYILGYRILANVAWDLVDYVLIPVNLVENFHWLLLVFDIKDRQLYVYDSMVRANRHKTVETLVDKFSIIIPLYLSCTGFYGKRKDINFKSTKAYIEKPVTDPLDIQWMVAEIPQQKEGSVDCGVFVAAFAEYVSLGDLAIPKEDLSDIDQHRRRYGALLWDYATKKQEDGSISESEVTGRLARRKGAPAKNERTRVQRKKK is encoded by the exons ATGTATGGCGAGCCCATACCAGATGAATCAACCCCTGTTCATCCCGGTAGAACCAGGCAACCGGGAAAACATGCACGATCACCTTTCACATCTTTGTATAGTTCTGGAGGCAGCACATCTGTTGGACCTAAATTTTTTTACCTCAAGCACCCCTTCACAAGTGTCATAGGTGAAAATGTAGATCCTGAATTGACAGAAAGGTTCACCAACTGGTTATACATTCGTAGTGATAAAGTATCTAGGAG GAGGAAATATTACTTTTCCAAGAAGGATAACCAAATCAAGCCCTGGTTGGATTTTGGTTGTGAAAAGATTGATAAGGACTGGTTTTATGCCCTTGCTCACCCCGGACAAGTCATCAATAACACA CACATTGATGTTATTATGTATTATCTGCGAAAAAGAGGCAAATATGGCCCCAACAATAATACTAGGTTCACAACCACGGATTGCTTGTTCAAGACAAAGATTGAAAGAATCTATGACAAGTTCATAAGTTCTCCACCGGAACAAAGGTATTCGGTTGTTAAACCCGAGGATGATGTTGGAGAATATATTCTTGGGTACAGAATTCTTGCTAATGTTGCCTGGGATCTTGTTGACTATGTGCTCATACCTGTGAACCTTGTAGAGAACTTCCATTGGTTGTTGCTAGTTTTTGACATAAAGGACAGACAACTTTATGTTTATGATTCCATGGTGAGAGCAAACCGTCATAAAACAGTTGAGACATTGGTTGACAAGTTTTCAATCATTATCCCTCTGTATTTGTCATGCACTGGTTTCTATGGTAAACGTAAAGACATTAACTTCAAGAGCACAAAGGCATACATCGAGAAACCAGTTACGGACCCTCTCGACATACAATGGATGGTTGCTGAGATTCCACAACAAAAGGAAGGCTCAGT cgattgtggtgtatttgtggCTGCATTTGCGGAGTATGTTAGCCTTGGAGATTTGGCAATCCCAAAGGAAGATCTTTCTGATATTGACCAACACCGTAGACGCTATGGAGCTCTACTGTGGGACTATGCaacaaagaagcaagaagatgGGTCAATCAGTGAGAGTGAGGTTACTGGCAGGCTAGCAAGGAGGAAGGGTGCTCCGGCAAAAAACGAGAGGACTAGAGTGCAACGAAAGAAGAAATAG
- the LOC104217288 gene encoding uncharacterized protein, with the protein MSKIPIMLKSNGNWDNYGRFRDFEVDAIVVDDNASYGILSSTIAEQLSIDTSDKIIEIKYIVNENCPPMEIRNVMGVRVYMKTKKENKNLGSYPLCISVRDFNMELAINNESTSAGSSGSLNLLEFPSSPAIEEYQSEIITESTQTYIEEGQVYQDKQTVAAAMKNYSVMHKFQFRVKRSSHRSYWLICVAESCKWHFKATSINDSAMFKIRSFSRQHTCCLMDETFIQRKRTATVLGSMVVPKYCDPKTVYTPKDIQTDMLSEHGLNLSYMQAWRAKEKALQFLRGNPCDSYNKLPKYFYILEKNYPCSVVKLKKAADDCFLYAFVALCTSINGWQHCRPVVVVDGTFLKSAYRGIMLTASTMDAAGTIFPLAYDVVDSENGASWKWFFEQFKEAYARSYTLDEFNERMLKIEEVDLRVKSYLYDIGYHRWSRVHATVNRTFTMTSNIAESLNAVTKDARELPIFDLFEYMRTLLERWTKEKLSKAKGTFTYLGHKYNKELEDNSTLSQKLRVRASTDHIHTVLDGVKRYIVCLENKKCSCGQFQLDELPCAHALAALRHRNETYENYCSPYYTRKSLLLTYEMPVNPLPDEGKWDVPQHILDEVVKPPAGDKRQPGDLTRKDIKHLMK; encoded by the exons atgtcaaaaatcccaataaTGCTGAAATCGAATGGTAATTGGGATAACTATGGCAGATTTAGAGATTTTGAAGTTGATGCCATTGTGGTAGATGATAATGCAAGCTACGGAATTCTCAGTTCTACAATTGCAGAACAATTATCGATTGATACATCGgataaaattatagaaatcaaatacattgtgaaCGAGAATTGTCCTCCAATGGAGATTAGGAATGTTATGGGGGTTCGTGTGTACATGAAAaccaaaaaggagaataaaaacttaggttcgtatcctttatgtataagcgtaagagatttcaatatggaattggcaATCAACAATGAAAGCACCAGTGCAG GTTCGTCTGGATCCCTAAACTTACTTGAATTTCCATCCTCACCAGCTATAGaggaatatcaaagtgaaataataactgaatCTACGCAAACATATATTGAAGAAGGACAAGTTTATCAGGACAAGCAAACAGTAGCTGCTGCAATGAAGAATTATTCAGTGATGCACAAGTTCCAGTTCAGAGTAAAAAGATCTAGTCATAGAAG CTACTGGCTTATATGTGTTGCTGAAAGCTGTAAATGGCATTTCAAGGCAACGTCAATTAATGATTCGGCAATGTTCAAGATAAGAAGTTTCAGCCGTCAACACACATGCTGCCTAATGGACGAAACATTCATACAGCGCAAACGTACTGCAACAGTACTTGGTAGCATGGTCGTTCCAAAGTATTGTGATCCTAAGACTGTTTACACACCAAAGGACATACAAACTGACATGTTATCCGAACATGGACTGAAcctaagctacatgcaagcatggagagcaaaggaaaaagctttacagtttttgagagggaatccgtgtgactcctacaacaaattacccaaatatttttatattcttgagaagaattatccttgtTCTGTTGTTAAATTGAAGAAGGCAGCAGATGATTGCTTCTTATacgcatttgttgctctttgtacaTCAATAAATGGTTGGCAACATTGTAGGCCGGTAGTAGTGGTTGATGGGACATTCTTAAAGTCAGCCTACAGGGGGATTATGCTGACAGCAAGCACCATGGATGCAGCAG GTACTATTTTTCCCTTGGCATATGATGTGGTTGATTCTGAAAACGGCGCATCTTGGAagtggttctttgagcaattcaaggaGGCATATG cacggtcatacactctggatgaatttaatgaaaggatgttGAAGATTGAAGAGGTAGACCTGCGTGTAAAGTCTTACCTATAtgatattggctatcatagatggtCAAGAGTACATGCAACGGTGAATAGAACTTTTACTATGACGTCAAACATTGCCGAGTCGTTGAATGCTGTAACAAAAGATGCAAGAGAGCTTCCAATATTTGATCTATTTGAGTATATGAGGACTCTTCTTGAACGTTGGACAAAAGAAAAGTTATCGAAGGCAAAGGGTACTTTCACATACCTTGGTCACAAATACAACAAAGAATTGGAAGACAACAGTACATTATCTCAGAAACTAAgg gtgagggcttcaacagatcatatacatactgtgttagatggtgtgaagcggtacattgtgtgtctagaaaacaagaaatgtagctgtggacaattccaacttgatgaacttCCATGTGCGCATGCTTTGGCAGCATTAAGGCATAGGAATGAAACATACGAAAACTATTGCTCTCCGTATTACACAAGGAAGAGCCTTCTGCTTACCTATGAAATGCCAGTAAATCCTCTTCCTGATGAAGGCAAATGGGATGTGCCACAACATATTTTGGATGAGGTAGTAAAGCCACCGGCGGGAGATAAAAGGCAGCCAGGAGACCTCACAAGGAAAGATATAAAACATTTGATGAAATAA